DNA from Cutibacterium acnes:
CGAGCAGTTCCAGCCGATGGCTGAGGAGTTGTCGGAGCTTCAAGAGAGACTTTTCGCCCGCGGACGCAACAACCCTGACCACGCCCGTCGGGTACTGATCGTGTTACAGGGGCTGGACACTGCCGGCAAAGGCGGAGTGGTACGACATGTTGTCGCGATGGTCGACCCGCAAGGCATCAACCATCACAGCTTCAAAGCCCCGACGCAGGAGGAACTCAGACATGACTTCCTTTGGCGCGTCAAGAAGGCTCTGCCGGAACCCGGAATGCTTGGTGTGTTTGATCGCTCCCATTACGAGGATGTCCTGGTCCCTCGCGTCGAGAATCTCGTCGAGGAGGAGGTCTGGAAAAAGCGTTACGACCTCATCAACGATTTCGAGATGAACCTGGCTGCTCGAGGCACCAACATCATCAAATGCTTCCTGCATATATCACCGGGCGTTCAGAAGGAACGGCTGGCGGCCCGCCTCAATGACCCTGCTAAGTACTGGAAGTATGATCCGGGCGATCTTGATACCCGGTCGAAATGGGCGGAATACATTGAGGCGTACAACGAATTACTGAGCCGCTGTAACCCCGACGTCGCACCCTGGTACATCATCCCGTCGGATCATAAGTGGTATCGCAACTGGGCAATGGGACGGATACTGCTGGAGACAATGCGGTCGATGAAGCTCACTTGGCCACCCGCCAATTTCGATGTCGAGGCTGAAAAGAGGCGTCTTGAGCAGGCTTGAATGGGTGGGGTCTGAATTGGGGTTCGGCAGGTGGCCGGTTGGAGTGGTATTCAAGTGGGTGGGGATGACAAAAGGGTTGGCCAACTTGTCGTCGGCCAACCCTGCTCTGTGGGCGATGCCAGGTTTGAACTGGCGACCTCTTCCGTGTCAGGGAAGCGCGCTACCACTGCGCCAACCGCCCGAGGTGGAGACGGGATTTGAACCCGTGTACACGGATTTGCAGTCCGTTGCCTCGCCTCTCGGCCACTCCACCACGTGGATAGGTCCGAAAGACCTCTCCGAGCGGACGACGGGACTCGAACCCGCGACCCTCACCTTGGCAAGGTGATGCTCTACCAACTGAGCCACGTCCGCATGCTAGCCAGCGGGCCTTTGAGGAGCTTTCGCACCTTGTCGTTCCTGCTGGGCGACGAGAAAGTACTCTAGGGGATGTTTCGCAGGCAATGCAAATCGACGTGGGCGTCTCGCCTTGAAACCTGGCGTTTCTCCTAGTCAGGTTAAATTTCATCACTGTTGCCTGCCGGCGTGTTGCGGGTTCCTGATCGATGAGCTCAACCGACGGGGGACGGGCGGAGAATGGGCCGAGGATCATCCTCGCTGTCGCCACATGCTGCGATGTTGAAGTTGGTCTGGCGATCACCCCTACTTGATCGCAAAACGCTTCCACCCAGTAACGATGTTGTGGCCGGCTTGGACAAGCAGTGCTGGTTCTGGCATAGTTTCACCAGCAACGGGCGGTTGGCGCAGTGGTAGCGCACTTCGTTCACACCGAAGGGGTCGCGGGTTCGAACCCCGCATCGCCCACCGACATTGGTGGCTGGGCAGAGTATTCTCAGCCAATGTTGCCTCTTGTGTGTGATCCCCGGGGAGAACGGCTCGGAGGACTGATTCCATAGTTAGCCCCGTGTCATAGGCAAATCCGCAATATTGTGGCTACGTCAGTGCCGGGAGATAGACATTAGGGATCAAGGAGGCTCATTCATGCCCATCATCGTCAAGGCGCTTCAGAAGGATGGACCGGACCGGCCTTTCAAAGTTGTCGAGATTGAACGACGAGACCCGCGTCCCGACGACGTCGTCATCGACATTAAAGCTGCTGGAATCTGTCATTCTGACATTCACACCATTCGCAACGAGTGGGGCCAGGCGCACTTCCCGCTGACCGTCGGTCATGAGATTGCCGGAATCGTTGAGGCTGTTGGTTCCGAGGTCACGAAGTACAAACCTGGAGACCGAGTAGGCGTCGGATGTCTGGTCAACTCGTGCGGACACTGTGAGCAGTGCGAGGCCGGGGAGGAGCAGGCGTGTCTCAACGGGCCGGTCGGTACTTACAACGCCCATGATGTCGACGGAAGTATCACCCAGGGCGGCTACTCTCAGAAAATCGTCGTCAACGAGAGGTTTGTTTGCCGCATCCCCGATTCCCTGGACTTCGTAGAGGCAGCTCCGCTGCTGTGCGCCGGCATCACCACCTATTCGCCGATCGCCCAGTGGAACGTCGGACCTGGCCAGAAGGTAGCCGTGCTGGGGCTCGGCGGACTGGGCCATATGGGGGTCCAGATTGCCGCTGCTAAAGGAGCGGATGTTACGGTGCTCTCACGTAGCCTGCGCAAGGAGAGATTCGCCGAAAAGCTCGGGGCCACGCGGACCCTTGCTACCAGCGACGACAACTTCTTCCGTGATCACCGGGGAGAGTTCGATTTCATACTCAACACCATTAGTGCTCTGATTGACGTGTCGGCTTACCTTAAGCTACTCAAGCCGCGTGGCGTCATGGCTTGTGTCGGTCTGCCACCTGAGGAACTTGGACTGCAGGTTGGTTCTCTCATCAACGGTTCCAAGGTGCTTGCCGGTTCAAATATCGGTGGCATCCCCCAGACCCAGGATATGCTCGATTTCTGCGCCGAGCATCGCCTCGGGGCATGGGTGGAAAAGATCGGGGTTGACGAGGTCGACGCGGCATATGACCGGGTGGTTGCGGGCGATGTGAGATTCCGCTTCGTTATTGACACTGCAACTTTCAGAGCAGTCGGAGCTGGATGAGCGATGAGCCGATGCCACCGCGAATTGGCGTGAAATTGATACCGACGGGTTGGCTGTCGTCCACTCCATCTTCCCGAGACACCTTGGCATCGGTGTACGACTTGGTCATGCGTCGGTTCTGGCCAGAGGCGTCTCTCGATTCTTTGGATTGTGCGACGTGCGGATCCGAGTTACAGGGGCCTCGGCGCTACACCTACGTCAGGACCTACACTCGGGGCCGATGAGGACAACCACATTAGCCCGGGATGGGCTGTACCGTTGGCGTGGCATGGACGCCGGTCACCGGGGACGTGCGGTGGCTATCGAGGTGGGGATGCAGGTTGGCATCCAGGTGCTGTTCGCTGGCCTTGTCATCTTTACCCTAGTTATGGCCCTGGTGTTGTCTCCGCCGCGTTTGGGGCGAATCCTCGGATGGGCGGCCTTACTCATCGTTGTGTATACCGCCCTTATGGGGACCCACGTGATGAGCCGTTCCCGCCGCGAAATGTGGCGCCCGTTGTTGGTGACAGTCATGGTCGTTGTGTCGATCCTGCTGGCTATTGATTTCCCTTATGCCGCCTATCTGACGATCCCGCTGTCCTTCGTGTACTTGGATCATCTGCCGCCACTGCAGGCATGTGTTGCGGTCGTCGTCGGAGCGGTGGCTATCCTGCTTGGGGTCGGGTTGACCGGTGGCTGGAGTGTGGGGGGAATCGTCGGCCCAGTCGCGGGTGCCGCTGTGGCAGTCGTCGTCGGTCTGTCTCTCAAGGCCATGCAGGCTCAGGCGGCCGAGTTGGAACGTCTCAATGTGGACTTGCTGGCGGTACAAAAGAGGTTGGCTGACTCCCAGCGTCAGGCCGGTGTACTGGAGGAGAGAGCCAGATTAGCCCGTGAGATCCATGACACCGTCGCTCAATCTCTGTCAAGCATTGGACTGTTGCTTTCTGCGGTGGAGCGTACTGCCCCTGACCACCCCGCCATCGAACAGATTCGACTCGCCCATCTCGCCTCCTCAGACGCCCTTTCAGAGACCCGTGGTCTCATTGCTGAGTTGGCTCCGCCCACGGTCGTCCATCAGGGACTGTCCGCGGTACTCGAACGGCTTGGGGCCACGACATGGTCAATCGGTGGGTTGCACGTCGACGTGGACTGCCCG
Protein-coding regions in this window:
- a CDS encoding PPK2 family polyphosphate kinase, which encodes MADNFPQLSDVLRCPQAPVDVNSINTDATPQAPGGKRETLEQFQPMAEELSELQERLFARGRNNPDHARRVLIVLQGLDTAGKGGVVRHVVAMVDPQGINHHSFKAPTQEELRHDFLWRVKKALPEPGMLGVFDRSHYEDVLVPRVENLVEEEVWKKRYDLINDFEMNLAARGTNIIKCFLHISPGVQKERLAARLNDPAKYWKYDPGDLDTRSKWAEYIEAYNELLSRCNPDVAPWYIIPSDHKWYRNWAMGRILLETMRSMKLTWPPANFDVEAEKRRLEQA
- a CDS encoding NAD(P)-dependent alcohol dehydrogenase codes for the protein MPIIVKALQKDGPDRPFKVVEIERRDPRPDDVVIDIKAAGICHSDIHTIRNEWGQAHFPLTVGHEIAGIVEAVGSEVTKYKPGDRVGVGCLVNSCGHCEQCEAGEEQACLNGPVGTYNAHDVDGSITQGGYSQKIVVNERFVCRIPDSLDFVEAAPLLCAGITTYSPIAQWNVGPGQKVAVLGLGGLGHMGVQIAAAKGADVTVLSRSLRKERFAEKLGATRTLATSDDNFFRDHRGEFDFILNTISALIDVSAYLKLLKPRGVMACVGLPPEELGLQVGSLINGSKVLAGSNIGGIPQTQDMLDFCAEHRLGAWVEKIGVDEVDAAYDRVVAGDVRFRFVIDTATFRAVGAG
- a CDS encoding sensor histidine kinase, which translates into the protein MDAGHRGRAVAIEVGMQVGIQVLFAGLVIFTLVMALVLSPPRLGRILGWAALLIVVYTALMGTHVMSRSRREMWRPLLVTVMVVVSILLAIDFPYAAYLTIPLSFVYLDHLPPLQACVAVVVGAVAILLGVGLTGGWSVGGIVGPVAGAAVAVVVGLSLKAMQAQAAELERLNVDLLAVQKRLADSQRQAGVLEERARLAREIHDTVAQSLSSIGLLLSAVERTAPDHPAIEQIRLAHLASSDALSETRGLIAELAPPTVVHQGLSAVLERLGATTWSIGGLHVDVDCPDTSDLPMEIQTALLRLCQAAMSNVVRHAHAHHASIRIVRPNPGHVLLRVSDDGVGMDLDAPVRDGAFGLQAIRQRVEAASGEVSLTSKPGEGTRVEVDLPCRAASPHIDRHSQGESS